In Thunnus thynnus chromosome 17, fThuThy2.1, whole genome shotgun sequence, the genomic window tcatttgatcctttattcatataaaactaaTGATTTGTACATCTCTAATTAATTAAAGTTAATTCCGCTGCCTGATACTTGTACTGTAAgagtaaatacagtaaacacTTGTTAAATAAAGCACAACTGATAAGTGAGCATCATATTTTGCCTTGTTTGCTTCCTGCAGCTGAAGTTCATGTGGGGAAACCTGGCAGTGGGATCTGGGGACCGTTGGAGAGAGGTATCTGTTCCCTTTCTCCAGCCAGGACAGGTGAGATGTCAACATGAGAGAAGTCTTCATTTTCACTACGATCAGCACATTACTACTCTGACATTTGCattgtattatactgtatattactgcTGTCTTGTTATGTTGATGATCCTCAAAATGAACAGCAGCATGTACCAGTGTAGCTGACAGTAACAGCATCTCTTTTTGTGTGTCCAGGTTGGCATAGTGAGCGTGGCACTATGTGCTCCTGCTGTGGAGGGCTCCTACACCTCTCACTGGCGTCTGGCCCATGCTGGGGAGCAGTTTGGACCCAGGGTCTGGTGCAGCATAGTGGTTGACCCTCTGGCCCCGGCACCTATGATGGTTGATGGGATACTGGTGTCCCCCTGTGTTACACCGCAGGTAGAAGGAATACGTCGATAAATGaagtgtcaaaaaaaacaaaactacacatagacatataaatacacatgcacatagagGCATACTGTCGATATGGTTTTGTGTCAAACTGAAATGACTTTGTTTGCAGGGTAAGAACCCAGTGGCGAAGGATGGAAAAGCCTGTGCAGCTTCTAGGGAGCAACCTCTCATGTCAGTGGACCAAGAAGAGTACTACATCCCCTCTGTTGATCTGCTCACTGCACAGGTAACAATCTGCAATAATTAGCCTGCTGTATACTTTGCACTAACGCTGTAGATAACCAGTATGTCTAGGGATGCACTGATCCAATTTTTATCTCCCTCTACATCATTTCTAACCTGAACTGtgctctttttttccaaaatgttaaatctgTCAATCTTTGTGTTGGAACTGATTAATAGCCAACGTGAGGCTGTAGATTACCTTTTAACTACAAGTGGAATTGTTCTTATACCAACAAGTTTTTTAGgcttaaattttatttattgttcaccacaataataataataatgacaataataataataataataataaactttattcatACAACACTTTTAAAACAAAGTCACAAACTGCTAAACAGCTAGCTTAACATTAGCCGCAGCGACTGCATTAAGTCCCACGTTTTATTCCtaagcttatgacaaactgccaaaaatgcTGCTGAGATGCAGGAGCGAAACAAcaagcatttgaaacagctgttccGTATTTTGAAACATcgataaaattcagtaaatagtgaagctgcccatttcattactttatattcacataataaatatacaaatgtcaattagatggtaatctgcaggtgaaataaagaaaaagaaaaaaatcagtcatAATAATcatccacttatagtgatcaatttgaccctGACGGATGTGATCAccataagcggtttccactgtattcaTCTACATCTTTTCACCAATCCACTTCAACTGTGCCTGGCTCTTTCTGTTTTCCCCAACCACAATGAACTGCTAAACGTAGCTCCttattaaggtttttttttttagctccagTTGCTAAAATTTGTTACGTTAGTCCTTGTTTCCTGAGCTGTTCTTCTTTATCAAGCTTTGttaaacatgtaataaaatgtattctgtCCATCTAAAGTTTTTAAACAACCTGCCAAAAAAGTGCTGAATATATGTGGGCtatatcatagactgtatataaagatagccctttcacactctggaaataTGCCCTGCTACCTTAGACCGAAACTAATGCTAGTTTTACATCAACCGGTGCACacttaagctaacgttagctacttcaGCTAAATTGTGCTTACAGGCCAGGTATCGTGATCATAAAACTTCTTCAAATCTTATTCACAGaataataatttccaaaatgaccaccagcacacttattagagggcccgTTAGAGGGACTcgttaaaaatgaatgaattagcATTTCTAGAGAGAAATTGATCCGTTGAAGCATCAAGCGACGatcagtggcattgcactttgAGGTAcattctgcattggcttcaacCTCAAGTCGTGGCTGCCACTTGGGctatatcttttgttttttggtcgAAAAAATGTAATTGAGTAAATCTTTggtaatgttagctaactttCACAGTAGAGGTGTACCACTGCCACAttgaaatgcatttattgtgaagcacatgcagagaggaacagaaaactgtatttgaaggcaaagtggagaaaaaaattGAAACCTGTGTCCCTGTGTTCAGTCATATCTTGTTACATGCCAAATACAtgtcaaaaaaatcattttggaGGACTTTTACATCAAAATCACGGAATGATAATCATAGTAGAAGGTGGGTGTTTGGATGTCAGTTGCCAAAAAcctgtttacattttcaaataatgtGTTTGAGGTTATTCATCCATTTCTCCCTCGtcctccttcttatctaacaaTGTGGATGATGAAGGTGTATCACTCCGTAACTATACCTCACCTTCATATTCCATATCACCTGGGAATATGTCACGTGACTGAAGCTAAAGACGGTGATCGGTGATAACCACTCCACTTAATATGCTCAGTATTGGATCAGTGCATCCCTAAATGAATCTGTTTCTTATTGTgtatgattaattgattaatcatatagtcaataaaatgtcaatatttgtgaaattcacaatttcccagagcctaAGGTGACATCCCCaaactatttgttttgtctgacgaACATTCTAATACCagaatatattcagtttacaatgaaataaaacagagaaaagtagtAAATCATCATGATGGAGAGGCTGGAAACAGACTGAAGGCAGTATCTGTTCCTTTAGTACCACAGAACTCACAGTCCTACAGTATTTACAACAGAGGCTACAGATCCAAACCTGCAACACTATAGAACACGTATGTACCAcatttgcttttctctgttgtttatCTGTCAGGATCTTCTGTCTTTCGAGTTGTTGGACATCAACATTGTCCAAGAGTTGGAGAGCGTCCCAAATAACACCCCTGCTGGTAAGAAGAGCTGTAGTTGGTTTCTAGTTGTTGGGTGGTTGGTTCAGGAACATAGTTAGATTCAAATCAAAGGCTGATACTGCTAGTTTTGTATCAACAATGCAGATCTCTGATGTTTtagcagtgaaaaaaaagaccTCTGACACTACAGTGCTAGACAGACCTGTTGCTCTCTGCAGGGACCTGACTGATCAACAGTACATgtcctgtctctgtctgtcttttctccaCCCAGACATGACTCCCTGTATGTCCCCTCTGCCTCAAGAGGGACATCTGCAGGACAAGAGTAGTCCCTCTTTGGGTCTGATCCAGGAGGAGACAGAAGTCATCAATAGCATCATGGGTAACTAGAGTTTCCTTTCCTTTATACTCTTTTAAGGTTCTTGATGAACCTGAAAAGAGTATACTCAGATATTCTGTCAAACTGTAGCTCCACATGGCGTCAACATGTCCTTTTAATAGACGCTACTGGTCTTTAAAACCTAATAGCCATCGCTACATGTAACAAGCTAACCAGTTAGCTCACTCATGTTGCCCCAGCAGATGGTCATTAACACTTACGTCTGTAACACGCAGCAGATGCACTAGTCTGGGAAATGCTTCCGGAGAGAGAAGGAATGGATGTCATGTGACATGGAAGTGCCATAGACTGTAGGGCTGAGGCAGAGTCTGTCTGTGCCTCAAGTGGATcattcagctcagtgtgagaacCGACTATGCATGTGCAAATCTACAAAAACATTGGCCTTAGTGCAGACAAAGGCACAGATAGCCTCTGCCTCAGCATTCAGGAACGGTAGATTTTAGGACCAAGCTGTGGCAAAAGGAGCATACTatacttttaaaacaaatattcctCTATTCTTCTATTCTAGTTTTACTAGAGTATGTGAAATCCTGAGAACATAAGTACATAAATGCAGGTTAATGACAACAGCTGTGCTATGTGATCAGatatactgacatttaaaatgagtgatcacAGGAGGCAAAATGGAGCCTTCTTAATGCCACTGAGCCCTCTGACCCTCACTAAGCAGGTCTAACATCATTTtgcaaaaactttgtttttgggTGTGAAAAACTCTGGCCTAGTGAGGACAGAGGGCCAAAAGAACAGCGAGGAGTAGTGCAGTAATCAAACTGTAAATATAGTCACATCCGTTGGTATATCTAAATGAGcaacaaatgtgtatttatgcatgtaaaacacaaaaaagtcagCAAAACACGTCTAAACTATTTTAGAAATGTGTCTGCTGAAGATCAGAATCTGATCCTTTGGACACTGGAACTATGATGGACTTGCAGCCCAGCCAAAATGCGACACAGTCTGATTCTGTGGACATTTAGCTTGACAGTTAAGTAGGATCTGCTCTGTATGTTCCACATTGGTCTTTTTGTTACTGGTCCTCAGATGTCCCACATGGTGCAGGATCTGGAGCTGAAGGTGGCGGAGTCCCGGCtcaggaggaaggagaggatgaCATCAGCGGGACTCAATTTGTTTGTGAGACTGTGATTCGCTCACTGACACTGGAGGAGGCCCCTGACCACACCCCTCTGAGAGGGTCCCGCCCAGGGACAGGTAAAGGTCAGTCTGCAGGTCAGAAGCTGTCCTTTTAAGCGGATTACTGATACTAGACTGTTGGTTTTTACGTTGACCTCAAATTCCATTCCAGACATTACATATTACCAGAATTAGATTTTTAAGAGACAGTGACACTCATAGCatagtaaaataaaagcattgTGAGTATGTAAAGTAATAATTCTTCCAAAAAATTACAAGgaaaggttcacagtttttcaagtgtgttttaaaacaacagtcagtgtgagcaggaggaatgattacagcaagaaaaacctgttttaatgtttatttgggctcctgactgttgttgttttcaagaaagacttgaaaaattgtgaacccgtcctttaaaagCCTCTAAGAAGGACTCCTACCATCTGatgaatttgtattttcaacatTCTTCACATAATAAGTTTTTATGAGTGACTGTGTCAATCTAATAGCTCTCCAGCACTTGTGATGCATGTTATACTATTCCTGGATCAGGACTGGTAAAAACTAGACAATAGCTCTTGAAATGTGTCCTTTATTTTgcctgtgtttttattaaataatgaaatattctCCTGATGGGTGTGAATGTTCCATACCAGTGTTGACACAATCAGTAGATATAGGCCTACCTTGTGTGTAAACAAAAATGTTAGAACTCTACTTTGGCATCTATTCTTGATTTGTATGTTCAGCTCTAGCAATATTTCAGAGTGgatatttcttttccttttgcatctgattaaaagaaaagaaaagttattCAACAGTCCCTAACAGTTGACATCCTGCTTGCTCTCAGTGGTGCGTCCGGCTGCTCAGGGTGGCTCCTGTGTGAAGAGCAAAGCGGAGGAGAGCCCAGACAGCAGCCCTGGCAGCTCCAAAAACCCCCTGAAACCACCGGCTACGCTCAAGGCTTCCCTTCCATCCCCACTGAAAGCCTCCCTGCCTGCTCCCCTGTCTGTAGCCCCAACCCCGGGGCCTGGCCCCAGCTCAGCACCAACCCCACTCCACGCTCCGCCCAGAGCCTCCACACTGCAGGAGCACACAGCCACAGGTGACAGCAGAAAACACCAGAGTGGTTTTGTGGTTGAGCTGACATTAGATTTGACCTCAGATCATAGCAGCATTTAAAGTTGCAGAAAACATGTGTACAAGTAATAGGGAAATTTCACAGCCATGAACTATACTGGCCCGAGATGAGCCCCTGactgaaaatacaacaaagttCAACCCAATGAGAAACCAAATAGAAATGCGTTGAATATCAATAACCTGTGTCTCAGTACACAGATTCACTCAACAAgcccaaaaatgacaaaacaagctCCAACAGAAGTAAAACGTGCAGGTAACACATACaaatgggtgacaaattaaaggaaaaactggtacaggcctgaatgcttgactcctatagtgaggggatctggtggctatGTTATGCTGTGgagggcattttgctggcatggtttgggtttTTAGTCACTGCAagtcaatacaaagttgttctgagtcatcacctttatcctatgatgaaacatttctatcctgaagggagtggtctcttccaggatgacaatgccccagtTCAAACCAAAGGGCACGATGGTGACATGTTGAtagtggtggagagcgctgtctaacacgtcagtccaaaaccTCCCATaagtgttcaattgggttgagatgtggtgactgtgaaggccatagcatatgattcacgtcattttcatactcaccaaaccattcagtgacccctcgtgccctttcagcacttccgcattggcttcatttttcagccccagaggttgccatttgctaaaaacccactgtactctacttgctcagcaccaaacggcacacagacacagttagcatttagcagctaaagagacttccctcaggagttggtagagagcaaaaacagagctaaaagagactgaatattggacttacattcaccaggtggacagaaacgagactccaaatgaatgataatgttgctccgcaactgctggatgtggaaataagccactgtttgctaacaagttcaacacatATCATCAACTTAAACACTGATGATATGCCAGTGTTGTGTTGACATGTTGTCTCTGCTGGTTTAAaagtaataaacacaaatgatttaAGAAGCATACATTATATCTGTAAATTTACTATACTTTTATGATACATACTCATACCAAAAATTCTAATTACATTAAATTTGCTGAAGAGTGCATAATGACACAAAAGACAAAGTTTAGGACTTTGCACTTCATAGTTATGACATAAGACTTACTCATTCATACACAAAGACACTTTGATTTCACATACCTGATTAACAAAACATTATTCACACACAATTTGCTGTAAAATTGAAGTGAGATTTTCCATCACTGTTGTATTAATGGCAGTTGACATATTAGCTTTTAGATATTTGACAGTAATGACAACAAAATCAATAGAATGGGACAAAAATATATTGACTAAAGATAAGGAAAAGGACTTTGTATTTGGCCAACTCATCTCGTGCATCAATATAAATAGCCCTGTTGATTCTAGCTGAAAGTGATAAACCTCAAACTTCTCAAAGAAAGCTTGACAATCACGTGTCTTTTCAACATGTGTTTGCCCTCTGTAAATAACCTTAATGTGGTCCTGTTTGGGCTCTAGTTAATTATGTTTGTCCATATTTAGTACATTTAGATTACCTTAGTCCATCTTCTGTAATAGTTGAGATATCTGACAACAACAATGGATATTGTAGTAATTTAAAAGATGCATGTAAGGTCACATCAACAATGAAAAAGCatgttatttttcacttttttagttttctgtttccCTCAGTGGCCTCTTGATTGGATTAATATTTTTCCTGACTTGAAAGAAATAGTGAAGTTTTTTGGGAGATACACTTATTTGCCTCCTGTCCAAGAGTgagatgttctgtttgtgtctgtgttcagtACAGAGCAGGAGTCAGGACgtattagcttagcttagcataaagacaggaagcaggGGGAACAGCTAGTATGGATCTGTCAAAAGGTCAAAAACACACTTAGCAATGCCTCTCAAGCCcattaattaatacattatttgttgtttctttacacaaacagaaaatgtaaaaagtttgtggttttagggaAGTTATATGCTGGAACTTGTATATGTTGTTGAACAACAGCTGCAGGAGATGCTGCACTGTAGTGCTGGGCAGATGAATAAACTCCAAACTGTTCCAGCACATAACTCCCccaaaaaccacaaactgtgagttttacatttgtttttgtctggaTAAACCAACGAGATACAAAGAGCTAATTACTGACCTCGGCTgggctaaccacatcctgaccCCAGCCTACAAAATTTTGCAGCCCTGACGCTAACAATGCAGTGGACTTTGAAAATATTCCCCGTATCCTCAGTGAAACATATCCGTTTTCTTGATCCCAACACAGGTGAAGGTGAGGAGCCCCACATGGAGAACATCTGTGTGGAGTCCACGGCGAAGGAGAGCGAGAAGGAGCTagaggaggtgaaggagaaagagcgagaggaaaagagagaaggggCGAGGAGTcgctcctcctccacctcctcagaGGATTACATCATCATCCTTCCTGACTGCTTTGACACCAGTCGGCCCCTGGGGGAGTCCATGTACAGGTACAAGACTCGTGGGCTTGGCAGTAACAGCGGCTGTCACTGTCCAGTTACAGTTTGTGTCATCATGGAAGTCTGTGCCTGCAAAAATTGgctacatatacatatactttCTTATATTTAGATTTAGAGTTATGTCAAAACTTAAGTAAAGACTTCCTCCATGAACACTGGAAGGTGTATGTTGTTAGCCTCACATTAATTCCCCTTTCCTTGTCTCtttgcagctctgctctgtccCAGCCTGGTGACATCCCTGCCAAGACCCCCACAGACCCAGAAAACCCATCTTCTGAGCATCTGGGCAGTACCACCTCAGATGGGGAGTTGGGCAAGGCGGATGAACCCGGTGCAGGTCCAGGGACGGGGGTGTCAGGAACCAGCAGCGCCAACGACATGCTTTGTACGTCTCAGACACTGGACGATGAGCCGCTGACACCTGAGGTGGTGGCACCGCCTAAAGCCATTGTCACACCAAGGTCAGTATGAACGGTGcaatacaaacacagcagcataaaCAATCTAATATCAGACACATGCATTTATGTCTAATTATCCCAGTTTTATTAAATAGTCAGTAAATTGTATCATATGTTCCAGTTTTACTTTGCTTTGACAACTGAGATATGTGCTGTTTTCATTCCTTGATTATTTCCAGTTgcactgaagtgtttttttaattgttgttaaGCTACTGTCAGTGAAATCTAACATTTCCTGCTCAGAGGtgtcacattaaaagccttccaGTTGCTCAAATAACATAATCTCTCCCAATTCTGgtaggcttttaatgtgaaatacaaAGGTTTAATTGACAGAGACggagaaagggggaaaaaaagtaaaagcaatTGTAAATAGTGGAATTAAAACTGTGGAACTGATGCTGTTGCACTGACAGAATTACGATGTGGAAATGCATATTATGCTGAATTTGCCATGTGAACTGACAACTATTATGTCATTTCAGACCCTATCTTaaagtagtagtaatagtagtattaattgattattttgaaCAGTTGAGGGCAACACAGTAAGCTggaaaacacaaagcagaatacagtgtgtttatcagagctttttcactgaaaacagctgacgATCGTTGATGACAGCGGTTAGACTCAATCAGAACAGGAAGGTTGTGGgttgtaaaaaccaaaacaatgcgATGAAAGATGCAGCTTAGAGCTGTGGGGAATTGTAATTCACAGTAGACTATTGGTTTTTTTTAGGGGTCTAGTGTTTGTTGTACTGGTTgtaaaaacttgaaaaatgtcTTGCTCTTGATGTGGTACAGTCCAGAGAGCAGTGGAGAAACAGATGTcgacgctgctgctgctgctgctgctgcaggtggagAAGCAGAGGACTCTGAACTGTACCAAACTGAGGGTGGTAAGCACATTGCTGTATCCCTACCATTTAGGAAAGAACAAGACTACAGCCACATTTGCAGCTCTGTAAGCTTCATGCTGATAAGGCCATACGGTGTGTTGTTCTCTCACAGCCTCTGGTCCTGAAGAAACCCAGACTGATGCTACTGAAGCTACtgaagacacagaggaagacaaCCCTGAGGACCCCaggtctcacacacactcaaacttaaaggataggttcacaatttttcaagtgtgtcttaaaaaaagtcaggtgtccatatgaacagtgaaagaggttttactcgctgtaatcattcttcctgttcatactggatattaaaagatccccttcaactgtgctttcaatgtaagtgatggaggccaaaatccacagtgtgtcgacacagtcattttgtgcaaaaacacatttaaaagttgatgtgaagcttaaatgaggcttcagcagtctgagttagtcatatcaagtggatatctgacacatttacagtctttttagcagcaaattccctctttgtgtttcctcagacagtgtttccctgttgagctgtggtggaagtatagtaacaaaaagactgtaacgttgaaagatatctacttgatttgactcattttgacgctgaagcttcatattagcttcagataaacttttaaatatattttttcacagagggaggactgtattttgtcccccatcacttctaTTGTGCATGTAGCCACCGTAACATTATTcactggtttgtggac contains:
- the nbr1b gene encoding next to BRCA1 gene 1 protein isoform X4; amino-acid sequence: MDFYINLKVNFRGNSKNFLLSGSETKSWESMEAMVKRSFGLCSLQLTYFDEENEEVSINSQVEYEEALKSAARQGNRLHMNVYETRGQPARISTTKASGAEPKRGFRPPQHCPALAQVVSRKVQAAVPEQGMVIMKEVKGTKEEDKTPPAWFTSYMEKFKDQVVREAVEKICREFSGQCCIHKPLGGGGGGGGAGGGRGETVGGAEAQQVPEVSSSTLPGAPSSSTPPCSSCRGQTTGGGYQCSVCTSCTLCEPCSFSHDPSHNLVRARTPLSIPEHGSPAPDHSRFYRRGDRSFRKAEKQRLKAEKRLLKAEVKEIRKQLRMERRGLQWSSSHRDGSSSPVLLQPRATQHNSPERPKRPCPLVVPTMTAAFLDENLPDGTRLRPGTKFIKYWKMRNTGTIGWSADTKLKFMWGNLAVGSGDRWREVSVPFLQPGQVGIVSVALCAPAVEGSYTSHWRLAHAGEQFGPRVWCSIVVDPLAPAPMMVDGILVSPCVTPQGKNPVAKDGKACAASREQPLMSVDQEEYYIPSVDLLTAQDLLSFELLDINIVQELESVPNNTPADMTPCMSPLPQEGHLQDKSSPSLGLIQEETEVINSIMDVPHGAGSGAEGGGVPAQEEGEDDISGTQFVCETVIRSLTLEEAPDHTPLRGSRPGTGKGQSAVVRPAAQGGSCVKSKAEESPDSSPGSSKNPLKPPATLKASLPSPLKASLPAPLSVAPTPGPGPSSAPTPLHAPPRASTLQEHTATGEGEEPHMENICVESTAKESEKELEEVKEKEREEKREGARSRSSSTSSEDYIIILPDCFDTSRPLGESMYSSALSQPGDIPAKTPTDPENPSSEHLGSTTSDGELGKADEPGAGPGTGVSGTSSANDMLCTSQTLDDEPLTPEVVAPPKAIVTPSPESSGETDVDAAAAAAAAGGEAEDSELYQTEGASGPEETQTDATEATEDTEEDNPEDPRHHQRSGEGSSVSSCFCLQSPVYWTRPHTATSGRVHPGHHDGCAGRDGFWGPSAQPAAAKETQLQPAGRGQRARSDDRQ
- the nbr1b gene encoding next to BRCA1 gene 1 protein isoform X6, which encodes MMSAARQGNRLHMNVYETRGQPARISTTKASGAEPKRGFRPPQHCPALAQVVSRKVQAAVPEQGMVIMKEVKGTKEEDKTPPAWFTSYMEKFKDQVVREAVEKICREFSGQCCIHKPLGGGGGGGGAGGGRGETVGGAEAQQVPEVSSSTLPGAPSSSTPPCSSCRGQTTGGGYQCSVCTSCTLCEPCSFSHDPSHNLVRARTPLSIPEHGSPAPDHSRFYRRGDRSFRKAEKQRLKAEKRLLKAEVKEIRKQLRMERRGLQWSSSHRDGSSSPVLLQPRATQHNSPERPKRPCPLVVPTMTAAFLDENLPDGTRLRPGTKFIKYWKMRNTGTIGWSADTKLKFMWGNLAVGSGDRWREVSVPFLQPGQVGIVSVALCAPAVEGSYTSHWRLAHAGEQFGPRVWCSIVVDPLAPAPMMVDGILVSPCVTPQGKNPVAKDGKACAASREQPLMSVDQEEYYIPSVDLLTAQDLLSFELLDINIVQELESVPNNTPADMTPCMSPLPQEGHLQDKSSPSLGLIQEETEVINSIMDVPHGAGSGAEGGGVPAQEEGEDDISGTQFVCETVIRSLTLEEAPDHTPLRGSRPGTGKGQSAVVRPAAQGGSCVKSKAEESPDSSPGSSKNPLKPPATLKASLPSPLKASLPAPLSVAPTPGPGPSSAPTPLHAPPRASTLQEHTATGEGEEPHMENICVESTAKESEKELEEVKEKEREEKREGARSRSSSTSSEDYIIILPDCFDTSRPLGESMYSSALSQPGDIPAKTPTDPENPSSEHLGSTTSDGELGKADEPGAGPGTGVSGTSSANDMLCTSQTLDDEPLTPEVVAPPKAIVTPSPESSGETDVDAAAAAAAAGGEAEDSELYQTEGASGPEETQTDATEATEDTEEDNPEDPRHPGITSGLVKGALSVAASAYKALFTGQGPTQPPVDASTQDTMMAVLVEMGFGDRPLNQRLLKKHNYNLLDVVNELVQMTDNDWYSTRY
- the nbr1b gene encoding next to BRCA1 gene 1 protein isoform X3 — its product is MDFYINLKVNFRGNSKNFLLSGSETKSWESMEAMVKRSFGLCSLQLTYFDEENEEVSINSQVEYEEALKSAARQGNRLHMNVYETRGQPARISTTKASGAEPKRGFRPPQHCPALAQVVSRKVQAAVPEQGMVIMKEVKGTKEEDKTPPAWFTSYMEKFKDQVVREAVEKICREFSGQCCIHKPLGGGGGGGGAGGGRGETVGGAEAQQVPEVSSSTLPGAPSSSTPPCSSCRGQTTGGGYQCSVCTSCTLCEPCSFSHDPSHNLVRARTPLSIPEHGSPAPDHSRFYRRGDRSFRKAEKQRLKAEKRLLKAEVKEIRKQLRMERRGLQWSSSHRDGSSSPVLLQPRATQHNSPERPKRPCPLVVPTMTAAFLDENLPDGTRLRPGTKFIKYWKMRNTGTIGWSADTKLKFMWGNLAVGSGDRWREVSVPFLQPGQVGIVSVALCAPAVEGSYTSHWRLAHAGEQFGPRVWCSIVVDPLAPAPMMVDGILVSPCVTPQGKNPVAKDGKACAASREQPLMSVDQEEYYIPSVDLLTAQDLLSFELLDINIVQELESVPNNTPADMTPCMSPLPQEGHLQDKSSPSLGLIQEETEVINSIMDVPHGAGSGAEGGGVPAQEEGEDDISGTQFVCETVIRSLTLEEAPDHTPLRGSRPGTVVRPAAQGGSCVKSKAEESPDSSPGSSKNPLKPPATLKASLPSPLKASLPAPLSVAPTPGPGPSSAPTPLHAPPRASTLQEHTATGEGEEPHMENICVESTAKESEKELEEVKEKEREEKREGARSRSSSTSSEDYIIILPDCFDTSRPLGESMYSSALSQPGDIPAKTPTDPENPSSEHLGSTTSDGELGKADEPGAGPGTGVSGTSSANDMLCTSQTLDDEPLTPEVVAPPKAIVTPSPESSGETDVDAAAAAAAAGGEAEDSELYQTEGASGPEETQTDATEATEDTEEDNPEDPRHPGITSGLVKGALSVAASAYKALFTGQGPTQPPVDASTQDTMMAVLVEMGFGDRPLNQRLLKKHNYNLLDVVNELVQMTDNDWYSTRY
- the nbr1b gene encoding next to BRCA1 gene 1 protein isoform X1; this translates as MDFYINLKVNFRGNSKNFLLSGSETKSWESMEAMVKRSFGLCSLQLTYFDEENEEVSINSQVEYEEALKSAARQGNRLHMNVYETRGQPARISTTKASGAEPKRGFRPPQHCPALAQVVSRKVQAAVPEQGMVIMKEVKGTKEEDKTPPAWFTSYMEKFKDQVVREAVEKICREFSGQCCIHKPLGGGGGGGGAGGGRGETVGGAEAQQVPEVSSSTLPGAPSSSTPPCSSCRGQTTGGGYQCSVCTSCTLCEPCSFSHDPSHNLVRARTPLSIPEHGSPAPDHSRFYRRGDRSFRKAEKQRLKAEKRLLKAEVKEIRKQLRMERRGLQWSSSHRDGSSSPVLLQPRATQHNSPERPKRPCPLVVPTMTAAFLDENLPDGTRLRPGTKFIKYWKMRNTGTIGWSADTKLKFMWGNLAVGSGDRWREVSVPFLQPGQVGIVSVALCAPAVEGSYTSHWRLAHAGEQFGPRVWCSIVVDPLAPAPMMVDGILVSPCVTPQGKNPVAKDGKACAASREQPLMSVDQEEYYIPSVDLLTAQDLLSFELLDINIVQELESVPNNTPADMTPCMSPLPQEGHLQDKSSPSLGLIQEETEVINSIMDVPHGAGSGAEGGGVPAQEEGEDDISGTQFVCETVIRSLTLEEAPDHTPLRGSRPGTGKGQSAVVRPAAQGGSCVKSKAEESPDSSPGSSKNPLKPPATLKASLPSPLKASLPAPLSVAPTPGPGPSSAPTPLHAPPRASTLQEHTATGEGEEPHMENICVESTAKESEKELEEVKEKEREEKREGARSRSSSTSSEDYIIILPDCFDTSRPLGESMYSSALSQPGDIPAKTPTDPENPSSEHLGSTTSDGELGKADEPGAGPGTGVSGTSSANDMLCTSQTLDDEPLTPEVVAPPKAIVTPSPESSGETDVDAAAAAAAAGGEAEDSELYQTEGASGPEETQTDATEATEDTEEDNPEDPRHPGITSGLVKGALSVAASAYKALFTGQGPTQPPVDASTQDTMMAVLVEMGFGDRPLNQRLLKKHNYNLLDVVNELVQMTDNDWYSTRY